Proteins encoded by one window of Nocardia goodfellowii:
- a CDS encoding helix-turn-helix domain-containing protein, translating into MSERSDWAEIRDRRMGEPGAEEAYEAARLAYELGRTIRQMREQRGWSQSGLADAAGMTQSAVARFEGGGTIPSLRVLERLASALDAELVVEVRPRVA; encoded by the coding sequence ATGTCTGAGCGAAGTGACTGGGCGGAAATCCGGGATCGCCGGATGGGGGAACCGGGGGCCGAGGAGGCGTATGAGGCGGCGCGCTTGGCTTATGAACTGGGCCGGACGATCCGGCAGATGCGCGAGCAGCGGGGATGGAGTCAGTCCGGGCTGGCCGACGCGGCGGGGATGACTCAGTCCGCGGTGGCGCGATTCGAGGGCGGGGGGACGATTCCGAGCCTGCGGGTTCTCGAACGGCTCGCTTCCGCTTTGGATGCTGAGCTGGTGGTGGAGGTCAGGCCGCGGGTGGCGTAG
- a CDS encoding AAA family ATPase: MTMPMDLTVQRSEAILRELSRVIVGKRDEMQLIMIAVLSGGHVLIEDLPGLGKTLIARSFSAALGLQFTRVQFTPDLLPADLLGSTIYDMNSGRFNFRRGPVFTNVLLADEINRTPPKTQAALLEAMAEGQVSIDGETYPLPEPFIVLATDNPIEYEGTYPLPEAQLDRFAMQLRLGYLSEADETQMIRRRLERGAVQPQVGQVVDAQGLMEMRQSVEFVTVHPDVVSYVVALAAATRGHPQVEVGASPRAELDLVQMSRARALLLGRDYVIPEDVKALAIPAMAHRITLRPEMWVRRIRGEDVISELLRRLPVPRAAAPAHPAP; this comes from the coding sequence ATGACGATGCCGATGGACCTGACGGTCCAGCGCAGCGAGGCGATACTGCGGGAACTGTCCCGGGTCATCGTCGGCAAGCGCGACGAGATGCAGCTGATCATGATCGCCGTGCTGTCCGGCGGCCATGTCCTGATCGAGGATCTACCCGGGCTCGGTAAGACGCTCATCGCCCGATCCTTCAGCGCGGCATTGGGTTTGCAATTTACCCGGGTGCAGTTCACGCCCGACCTGCTACCCGCCGACCTGCTCGGCTCCACCATCTACGACATGAATTCGGGCCGCTTCAACTTCCGGCGCGGGCCGGTGTTCACCAATGTGCTGCTGGCCGACGAGATCAACCGGACCCCGCCCAAGACGCAGGCCGCGCTGCTGGAGGCGATGGCCGAGGGACAGGTCAGCATCGACGGCGAAACATACCCGCTGCCTGAGCCTTTCATCGTGCTGGCCACCGACAATCCGATCGAGTACGAGGGCACCTACCCGCTGCCCGAGGCGCAGCTGGACCGGTTCGCGATGCAACTGCGGCTGGGGTATCTGTCCGAGGCCGACGAAACCCAGATGATCCGGCGGCGGCTGGAACGCGGCGCGGTGCAGCCGCAGGTGGGCCAGGTGGTGGACGCCCAGGGGCTGATGGAGATGCGGCAGTCGGTCGAATTCGTGACCGTGCATCCGGATGTGGTGAGTTACGTGGTCGCGCTGGCCGCGGCGACGCGCGGGCATCCGCAGGTGGAGGTCGGCGCGAGCCCGCGGGCGGAATTGGATCTGGTGCAGATGTCCCGGGCGCGTGCGTTGCTGCTCGGCCGCGACTACGTCATCCCGGAAGACGTGAAGGCCCTGGCGATTCCGGCGATGGCGCACCGGATCACGCTGCGGCCGGAGATGTGGGTGCGGCGCATCCGCGGCGAGGACGTCATCTCCGAACTGCTGCGGCGTCTTCCGGTCCCGCGCGCCGCCGCGCCCGCCCACCCCGCCCCATGA
- the zapE gene encoding cell division protein ZapE gives MNIEWDADQSRALARLSELVDRHGRPAERGRGVYLHGRPGRGKTMVMDRFYASVRSDRKRRFHFHDFFARLHAAAHDFRSIDKGIDRLLGGARLVCFDEFHVHDIGDAMLIARLLDALFARHIVLVVTSNYPPGDLLPNPLFHDRFEPTIARIVEHLDVLSVDGPIDYRTRATHDRKQGFGSGHYVVGEPSVVEGGGAQPVRDRAVEVSIGPRTVRARAVDGGTVAFEFAALCGIATSAADYVELARRFQHWTLCSVPPLREVPADWVMRFVNLVDVLYDADLALTMFARVPLAELGAQVVVVPDLARTLSRLGELSQISAVPVGQYP, from the coding sequence ATGAACATCGAGTGGGACGCCGACCAGTCCCGGGCGCTGGCGCGGTTGTCGGAGCTGGTGGATCGGCACGGCCGACCGGCCGAACGCGGCCGGGGCGTCTATCTGCACGGCCGTCCCGGCCGGGGCAAGACCATGGTGATGGATCGCTTCTACGCGTCAGTGCGCTCGGACCGTAAGCGGCGCTTCCACTTCCACGATTTCTTCGCGCGTTTGCACGCGGCGGCACATGACTTCCGCTCGATCGACAAAGGCATCGATCGGCTGCTCGGCGGGGCGCGGCTGGTGTGCTTCGACGAATTCCACGTGCACGACATCGGCGACGCCATGCTCATCGCCCGCTTGCTCGACGCGCTGTTCGCGCGGCACATCGTGCTGGTGGTCACCTCCAACTACCCGCCCGGGGACTTGCTGCCTAATCCGCTGTTTCACGATCGATTCGAGCCGACGATCGCGCGCATCGTCGAGCACCTGGACGTGCTGTCCGTCGACGGCCCGATCGACTACCGCACCCGGGCGACGCACGACCGGAAGCAGGGTTTCGGGTCGGGGCACTATGTGGTCGGTGAGCCGAGCGTGGTCGAGGGCGGCGGCGCGCAACCGGTGCGGGACCGTGCGGTCGAAGTCAGTATCGGCCCGCGCACTGTGCGGGCCCGCGCCGTCGATGGTGGGACGGTCGCGTTCGAATTCGCAGCGCTCTGTGGCATCGCGACCTCGGCGGCCGACTACGTCGAACTAGCTCGCCGTTTCCAGCACTGGACACTGTGCTCGGTGCCGCCGCTGCGCGAAGTGCCCGCCGACTGGGTGATGCGCTTCGTCAATCTCGTAGACGTGCTGTACGACGCGGATCTGGCGCTGACGATGTTCGCCCGGGTGCCGCTCGCGGAGCTGGGCGCGCAGGTCGTCGTGGTCCCGGACCTGGCGCGCACGCTCAGCCGCCTTGGTGAGCTTTCACAAATTTCGGCTGTCCCAGTCGGGCAATATCCGTAG
- a CDS encoding bifunctional MaoC family dehydratase N-terminal/OB-fold nucleic acid binding domain-containing protein yields the protein MPESIAPESIQAAGEKIIAAGECAPRLARDPVNQPMINNWVEAIGDTNPIYVDEEAARAAGFPGIVAPPAMAQVWTMLGLNGVRPDDDPMVATNQMLDDAGFTSVVGTNCEQVYHRYLRPGEQVHVTSKLDEIVGPKRTGLGEGWFVTYRTTWYVGDELVTEMLFRILKFAPGTGKSAPKPDAAGDDLAARVRPTVSKDTEFFWAGTKLGELRIQRRPDGTLQHPPVPALWQDKAEQTDYVVASGRGTVFSFVVQHAPKVPGRQLPYVVALVELEEGVRMLGELRGIEPGAVTIGQAVEAGFDKLDDENTVPYWKAVR from the coding sequence GTGCCGGAAAGTATTGCACCGGAGTCGATCCAGGCCGCCGGTGAGAAGATCATCGCGGCGGGCGAGTGCGCGCCGCGCCTCGCCCGCGACCCGGTGAACCAGCCGATGATCAACAACTGGGTCGAGGCCATCGGCGACACCAACCCGATCTACGTCGACGAGGAAGCGGCCCGTGCGGCCGGCTTTCCGGGCATCGTGGCGCCGCCCGCCATGGCGCAGGTGTGGACCATGCTGGGGCTCAACGGGGTCCGGCCGGACGACGATCCGATGGTCGCGACCAACCAGATGCTCGACGACGCCGGGTTCACCTCGGTGGTCGGCACCAACTGTGAGCAGGTCTATCACCGCTACCTGCGGCCGGGGGAGCAGGTGCATGTCACCAGCAAGCTGGACGAGATCGTCGGGCCCAAGCGCACCGGCCTCGGCGAAGGCTGGTTCGTCACCTACCGCACCACGTGGTACGTCGGGGACGAGCTGGTCACCGAAATGCTGTTCCGGATCCTGAAGTTCGCGCCCGGCACCGGTAAATCCGCGCCGAAGCCGGACGCCGCGGGCGACGATCTCGCCGCACGCGTGCGGCCGACCGTGTCCAAGGATACCGAATTCTTCTGGGCCGGAACCAAACTCGGCGAACTGCGGATCCAGCGGCGGCCGGACGGCACCCTCCAGCACCCGCCGGTGCCCGCGCTGTGGCAGGACAAGGCGGAGCAGACGGACTATGTGGTGGCCTCCGGGCGCGGCACCGTCTTCAGTTTCGTCGTGCAGCACGCGCCCAAGGTCCCCGGCCGGCAGCTGCCCTATGTGGTGGCCCTGGTCGAACTCGAGGAGGGTGTGCGCATGCTCGGTGAGCTGCGCGGCATCGAGCCGGGTGCGGTCACGATCGGCCAGGCCGTCGAAGCCGGTTTCGACAAGCTCGACGACGAGAACACCGTGCCCTATTGGAAGGCCGTCCGATGA
- a CDS encoding NUDIX domain-containing protein produces MTTRHLVDVHVLLIRDGRLLLSKRRGEDEFDGLWHLPAGKLELGEPATAAAAREALEEIGVVIDPVDLRHIHTAHVVGPGREARLGLFFETRRWTGQPVNREPDKSYGLQWFPLDRLPESEIIAYPMAGIRARRTGATYSERGWH; encoded by the coding sequence ATGACCACCCGGCACCTCGTGGATGTGCACGTGCTGCTGATCCGCGACGGACGGTTACTGCTGAGCAAGCGTCGCGGCGAGGACGAGTTCGATGGGCTGTGGCATCTGCCCGCGGGAAAACTGGAACTGGGCGAGCCGGCCACCGCGGCGGCCGCGCGGGAAGCGCTGGAGGAGATCGGCGTCGTCATCGACCCGGTGGATCTGCGTCACATCCACACCGCTCACGTGGTCGGTCCCGGGCGGGAGGCACGGCTCGGCCTGTTCTTCGAGACGCGCCGCTGGACCGGGCAGCCGGTCAATCGCGAGCCGGATAAATCCTATGGGCTGCAATGGTTTCCGCTCGACCGGCTGCCGGAATCGGAGATCATCGCCTATCCCATGGCCGGGATTCGGGCTCGTCGCACCGGCGCGACCTACAGCGAACGCGGCTGGCACTGA
- a CDS encoding MaoC family dehydratase, with protein MTATTGVEVGTVLPELVIHADPTFVISSALATRDFQDVHHDRDKAVERGSKDIFVNILTDTGLVQRFVTDWAGPRAVVKSIALRLGVPLYANDTLTLTGVVTAIEDDDITIEVIGKDSLGDHITAKAVIHLQEAGQ; from the coding sequence ATGACCGCGACTACTGGCGTAGAGGTAGGAACTGTCCTGCCCGAGTTGGTGATTCACGCCGATCCCACCTTCGTGATCAGCTCGGCGCTGGCGACCCGTGATTTCCAGGACGTGCACCACGACCGGGACAAGGCGGTCGAGCGCGGCTCCAAGGACATCTTCGTCAATATCCTCACCGATACCGGCCTGGTGCAGCGGTTCGTCACCGATTGGGCTGGTCCGCGCGCTGTCGTCAAGTCGATCGCGCTGCGGCTGGGTGTGCCGTTGTACGCCAACGACACCCTCACCCTGACCGGCGTCGTGACCGCGATCGAGGACGATGACATCACCATCGAGGTGATCGGTAAGGACAGCCTCGGCGACCACATCACGGCGAAAGCCGTTATCCACCTGCAGGAGGCGGGCCAGTGA
- a CDS encoding MaoC family dehydratase, whose protein sequence is MPIDLNAALGAEITGREFAWSPSDVQHYNLALGAGARWTEPAELRYLRDQDPQVLPSFATVAPTFHETDPPKVQFTGIDIDLAKVVHGSQEITVHRPIPAAGKATTVGRVTDIWDKGSAAVIWREDTVTGSDGEPLWTARSSIFAKGEGGFGGERGPSTKSETPDRAPDFDVRTPTLPQQALLYRMCGDRNPLHSDPEFARAAGFPNPILHGLCTYGLVLKTATDTVLDSDATRVQSFRARFAGVLYPGETIRTRIWLGAGELVIAASAVERDDAPVLGDVVLRFR, encoded by the coding sequence ATGCCCATCGATCTGAACGCCGCACTCGGCGCGGAGATCACCGGCCGCGAATTCGCCTGGTCACCCAGCGACGTGCAGCACTACAACCTCGCCCTCGGCGCCGGCGCGCGCTGGACCGAGCCCGCCGAACTGCGCTACCTGCGCGACCAGGACCCGCAGGTGCTGCCCTCGTTCGCGACGGTCGCGCCGACCTTCCACGAAACCGATCCGCCCAAGGTCCAATTCACCGGTATCGACATCGATCTGGCCAAGGTGGTGCACGGCAGCCAGGAGATCACGGTGCACCGCCCGATCCCGGCCGCGGGCAAGGCCACCACCGTCGGACGCGTCACCGATATCTGGGACAAGGGCTCGGCGGCGGTGATCTGGCGCGAGGACACCGTCACCGGTTCGGACGGCGAACCCCTGTGGACGGCCCGATCCTCCATCTTCGCCAAGGGCGAGGGCGGTTTCGGCGGCGAACGCGGACCCAGCACCAAGTCCGAAACACCGGACCGCGCACCCGATTTCGACGTCCGCACACCGACCCTGCCGCAGCAGGCGCTGCTGTACCGCATGTGCGGCGACCGCAACCCGCTGCACTCCGATCCCGAATTCGCCCGTGCCGCGGGTTTTCCCAACCCGATCCTGCACGGGCTGTGCACCTACGGCCTGGTGCTCAAGACCGCCACCGACACCGTCCTCGACTCCGACGCCACCCGCGTGCAGAGCTTCCGCGCCCGCTTCGCCGGAGTGCTGTACCCGGGCGAGACCATCCGCACCCGAATCTGGCTGGGGGCGGGCGAATTGGTGATCGCGGCCTCGGCCGTGGAACGTGATGACGCACCGGTGCTGGGGGATGTCGTCCTGCGGTTCCGTTAG
- a CDS encoding DUF4129 domain-containing protein — MIVVITLLVLAALALRGYIPGAGTPDAGRSVPNAVAVALMPVLLTVSVVILLAGVIASQHRLPLSMPEPDRATERGNWRLGRIGLLVLAVLAASGLLVAVSTAVFYLGVGPATEPAESVPPAQTTAPTEHAPTNLPDPDSAPAALTGTALLLAILAAGVLIAVALAGLVVVAVTSRRKLPDAPLPVTTVPATPADTLARAAEMGLAAMNAPGQDARTAIIACYLAMERGLAFDRAAAPLASDTPMEVLARAFEHGALHDASARELVALFEEARFSPHDMLEWQRLRAEQLLRIVLADLQGEVMA; from the coding sequence GTGATCGTTGTGATCACGCTGCTCGTGCTGGCCGCCCTCGCGCTGCGTGGCTACATCCCCGGCGCGGGCACGCCCGACGCCGGGCGGTCGGTCCCGAACGCGGTGGCCGTGGCGCTGATGCCGGTACTGCTCACCGTGTCGGTGGTGATCCTGCTGGCGGGGGTGATCGCCAGCCAGCACCGGCTGCCGCTGTCCATGCCGGAGCCGGATCGCGCTACCGAGCGCGGGAATTGGCGGCTCGGCCGGATCGGACTGCTCGTGCTGGCGGTGCTGGCGGCGTCCGGGCTGTTGGTCGCGGTATCCACGGCGGTGTTCTATCTCGGCGTCGGACCCGCGACGGAACCGGCGGAATCGGTGCCGCCCGCGCAGACCACCGCGCCGACCGAGCACGCCCCCACGAACCTGCCCGATCCCGATTCGGCTCCGGCGGCCCTGACCGGAACAGCGCTGCTGCTGGCCATCCTGGCCGCAGGCGTCCTGATCGCGGTGGCGTTGGCGGGTTTGGTAGTGGTCGCCGTGACCTCGCGGCGCAAACTCCCGGACGCTCCGCTCCCGGTGACCACCGTGCCCGCCACCCCGGCGGACACGCTGGCCCGCGCCGCCGAAATGGGCTTGGCCGCGATGAATGCCCCGGGCCAGGACGCCCGCACCGCGATCATCGCCTGCTATCTGGCGATGGAACGCGGACTCGCTTTCGACCGCGCCGCCGCGCCCCTGGCCTCGGACACGCCGATGGAGGTGCTGGCCCGCGCGTTCGAGCACGGCGCGCTGCACGACGCGTCGGCCCGCGAACTCGTCGCGCTCTTCGAGGAAGCGCGGTTCAGCCCGCACGACATGCTGGAGTGGCAGCGCTTGCGGGCCGAACAACTGCTCCGGATCGTGCTGGCCGACCTGCAGGGGGAGGTGATGGCATGA
- a CDS encoding acyl-CoA dehydrogenase family protein, with amino-acid sequence MFIDLTTEQRRLRDELRSYFTGLVTPEEEAEMRVNRHGDAYREVVKRMGRDGWLGVGWPKEYGGQGFGAVEQQIFYNEAVRADVPLPLVTLLTVGPTLQTFGTPEQKQRFLPGILSGDIHFAIGYSEPDAGTDLAALRTAAVRDANGDWIVNGQKTFTTGAHEADYIWLACRTGSVESRHRGITILIVDTKDPGYSWTPIITCDGAHHTNATYFDNVRVPANMLVGEENRGWKLITTQLNHERVGLGPSGKIEQLYDRVRDWAQPRGLLGKPDVQRALGRIHAMTRLNELLNWQVAAKAESAEADPMGVIADASATKVYSTEAVQEAGRLAEEIVGSYGDAADPETAELFTWLDRRTKQNLVITFGGGVNEIMRELVATAGLKLPKVPR; translated from the coding sequence ATGTTCATCGACCTGACCACCGAGCAGCGCCGTCTGCGCGACGAATTACGTTCCTACTTCACCGGTCTCGTGACTCCCGAGGAGGAGGCGGAGATGCGGGTCAACCGGCACGGCGACGCCTACCGCGAGGTGGTCAAGCGTATGGGCCGGGACGGCTGGCTCGGGGTGGGCTGGCCGAAGGAGTACGGCGGTCAGGGTTTCGGCGCGGTCGAACAGCAGATCTTCTACAACGAGGCGGTGCGCGCGGATGTGCCGCTGCCGTTGGTGACGCTGCTGACCGTGGGCCCGACCCTGCAGACGTTCGGTACCCCCGAGCAGAAGCAGCGGTTCCTGCCCGGAATCCTGTCCGGTGACATCCATTTCGCGATCGGCTACTCCGAACCGGACGCCGGTACGGATCTGGCCGCGTTGCGCACCGCCGCGGTGCGCGACGCGAACGGTGACTGGATCGTCAACGGGCAGAAGACCTTCACCACCGGCGCGCACGAGGCCGACTACATCTGGCTGGCCTGCCGCACCGGATCGGTGGAATCCCGGCATCGGGGCATCACGATCTTGATCGTGGACACCAAGGATCCGGGCTACTCCTGGACGCCGATCATCACCTGCGACGGCGCGCACCACACCAACGCCACCTACTTCGACAACGTCCGCGTGCCCGCGAACATGCTTGTCGGAGAAGAGAACCGGGGTTGGAAACTCATCACCACCCAGCTCAATCACGAACGGGTGGGGCTGGGCCCGTCCGGCAAGATCGAGCAACTCTACGACCGGGTCCGGGACTGGGCCCAGCCGCGCGGCCTGCTCGGCAAGCCCGACGTGCAGCGCGCGCTCGGCCGCATCCACGCCATGACCCGGCTCAATGAACTGCTCAACTGGCAGGTCGCGGCGAAGGCGGAGAGCGCCGAGGCGGATCCGATGGGCGTGATCGCGGACGCGTCGGCCACCAAGGTCTATTCCACCGAGGCGGTGCAGGAGGCCGGACGGCTGGCCGAGGAGATCGTCGGCAGCTACGGCGACGCAGCCGATCCGGAGACCGCCGAACTGTTCACCTGGCTGGACCGGCGCACCAAGCAGAACCTGGTGATCACCTTCGGCGGCGGCGTCAACGAGATCATGCGTGAACTGGTCGCCACCGCCGGACTGAAGTTGCCGAAGGTACCCCGCTAA
- a CDS encoding DUF58 domain-containing protein has translation MRHRDATATIDAELRWRPAPLVYMLAICAAAALSGAVLLGRWQLVVFASPLLGVLATAPWQLSRTRIQIDGGGTLRCFETEEVVLTVAAFVDSGHALLRMKPIAAPGLGIAIEEASDSGAAPAGLRLALTADRWGRYPAAVRVSALSPAGLAVATAVLPAGQLYVYPIADPQLMGLPRTEFPERLGTHLTRKHGPGVEYADIRAYAPGDQLRTVNWPVSARRGRLYVTERLTNRSADVVVLVDTSEQAPGPATDSLELSVRGAAQVVQSTLQAGDRTAVVCLGQSPRWLRPDIGRRQFYRIVDAVLGVGDEHIPTTGTLAPHAAVPLGAIVVAFSTLLDTQFALALIDLRKRGHVVVVIDVLRGNPFRDGLDETLSRMWQLERSSMYRDMGTVGVDIVAWPEGARLDQVMRLIPEHRRRATRVRR, from the coding sequence ATGAGACACCGCGACGCTACCGCCACGATCGACGCCGAATTACGGTGGCGCCCAGCGCCGCTGGTGTACATGCTGGCGATCTGCGCGGCGGCGGCCCTGTCCGGCGCGGTGCTGCTCGGCCGGTGGCAGCTGGTCGTGTTCGCGTCCCCACTGCTCGGCGTGCTCGCGACCGCGCCATGGCAGCTCTCGCGCACCAGGATTCAAATCGACGGTGGCGGCACGCTGCGCTGCTTCGAGACCGAGGAAGTGGTGCTCACCGTCGCGGCGTTCGTCGACAGCGGGCACGCGCTGCTGCGGATGAAGCCCATCGCGGCGCCGGGACTGGGCATCGCGATCGAGGAGGCCAGTGATTCCGGGGCGGCGCCCGCCGGGCTGCGACTGGCGCTCACCGCCGACCGGTGGGGGCGCTACCCGGCCGCGGTGCGGGTTTCCGCGCTCAGCCCGGCGGGGCTCGCCGTCGCCACCGCGGTGCTGCCGGCGGGGCAGCTCTACGTCTATCCGATCGCCGATCCGCAACTGATGGGATTGCCGCGCACCGAGTTTCCGGAACGACTCGGCACCCACCTCACCCGCAAGCACGGTCCCGGCGTGGAGTACGCCGACATTCGCGCCTACGCGCCAGGTGATCAGCTGCGGACGGTGAACTGGCCGGTCAGCGCGCGCCGGGGGCGGTTGTACGTGACCGAGCGACTGACCAACCGGTCCGCGGATGTCGTGGTCTTGGTGGACACTTCGGAGCAGGCGCCGGGGCCGGCCACCGATTCGCTGGAGCTTTCGGTGCGCGGTGCTGCCCAGGTGGTGCAATCCACCCTGCAAGCCGGTGATCGCACGGCCGTCGTCTGCCTCGGGCAGTCGCCGCGCTGGCTGCGCCCCGATATCGGCCGCCGCCAGTTCTACCGCATCGTCGACGCCGTCCTCGGCGTCGGCGACGAGCACATACCCACCACCGGCACCCTGGCGCCGCATGCCGCGGTTCCGCTGGGCGCCATCGTCGTCGCGTTCTCCACGCTGCTCGACACCCAGTTCGCGCTGGCGTTGATCGATCTGCGCAAACGCGGCCACGTCGTCGTGGTCATAGATGTGCTGCGCGGCAACCCGTTCCGCGACGGCCTGGACGAAACCCTCTCCCGCATGTGGCAATTGGAACGTTCCTCGATGTATCGCGATATGGGCACCGTCGGCGTGGACATCGTCGCCTGGCCCGAAGGTGCCCGGCTGGACCAGGTCATGCGCCTCATCCCCGAACACCGCCGCCGCGCCACCCGGGTGCGCCGATGA
- a CDS encoding agmatine deiminase family protein, which produces MEKLMSRGSFSPTLTPALPEPTGLGRRFCAEWEPHTRTFMCWPARDDIWDGYLDEVRWNIAELARAIAYYEAVVMLARPEQADAAQRACGSGVHVLPLAVDDLWARDTIPVFVRETGGVAGVDLNFNGWGAKQPHGDDALVGRELLSRCRIPRVRASFVAEGGALETDGEGTLLVTESSLVNENRNPGKTREVLHAELRATLGVEQVIWFDGVRGADVTDAHVDCLARFAAPGVVLLDTAFPGAPADSWSRAADQARQVLATAADAHGRRFEVIDLPAPDPSVITGAGDDFVASYANFYIANGAVFIPRFGDRQADDRARGILREHFPDRDIVPVSIDEIAAGGGGIHCATHDQPA; this is translated from the coding sequence ATGGAGAAGCTCATGTCCCGCGGTTCGTTCTCACCCACCTTAACCCCCGCCCTGCCCGAACCCACCGGCCTCGGCCGCCGCTTCTGCGCCGAATGGGAGCCGCACACCCGCACGTTCATGTGCTGGCCCGCTCGCGACGATATCTGGGACGGCTACCTCGACGAGGTGCGCTGGAACATAGCGGAACTCGCGCGCGCCATCGCCTACTACGAAGCCGTGGTCATGCTGGCCCGCCCCGAACAGGCGGACGCGGCGCAGCGCGCGTGCGGCAGCGGAGTGCACGTGCTCCCGCTCGCGGTCGACGATCTCTGGGCCCGTGACACCATCCCGGTATTCGTGCGCGAAACCGGTGGCGTAGCCGGTGTCGACCTGAACTTCAACGGCTGGGGCGCCAAGCAGCCGCACGGCGATGACGCACTGGTCGGCCGGGAACTGTTGTCCCGTTGCCGGATTCCGCGCGTGCGCGCGTCTTTCGTAGCCGAGGGCGGGGCCTTGGAGACCGACGGCGAGGGCACGCTGCTGGTCACCGAGAGCTCGCTGGTCAACGAGAATCGCAATCCGGGCAAGACGCGCGAGGTTCTGCACGCCGAGCTGCGCGCCACCCTGGGCGTCGAGCAGGTCATCTGGTTCGACGGGGTGCGCGGCGCGGACGTCACCGACGCGCACGTCGACTGCCTGGCACGTTTCGCCGCACCCGGAGTCGTGTTGCTGGACACCGCTTTTCCCGGCGCACCGGCCGACTCCTGGTCGCGTGCCGCCGATCAGGCGCGGCAGGTGCTCGCCACCGCCGCCGACGCGCACGGCCGTCGCTTCGAGGTCATCGATCTGCCCGCACCCGACCCGTCCGTGATCACCGGCGCGGGAGACGATTTCGTCGCGAGCTACGCGAACTTCTACATCGCCAACGGCGCGGTCTTCATCCCGCGGTTCGGTGACCGTCAGGCCGATGACCGCGCGCGTGGCATCCTGCGTGAGCACTTTCCGGACCGCGATATCGTGCCCGTCTCCATCGATGAGATCGCCGCCGGTGGTGGCGGTATCCATTGCGCCACCCACGACCAGCCCGCCTGA
- a CDS encoding lipid-transfer protein: MTGLSRKAAIVGIGATDFSKDSGRSELRLAAEAVTAALADAGLTPADVDGLTTFTMDTNTQAAVARATGIPSLKFFSNIPFGGGAAAATVQQAAMAVATGVAEVVVAYRAFNERSGNRFGQFATHLATGNPTSSGVDNAFSYTHGLGTPAAQVAMVARRYMHVSGATSTDFGRVAVADRKHAAVNPAAHFYGKPITLEDHQSSRWIAEPLHLLDCCQETDGGVAIVVTSADRARDLAHKPALIAGAAQGSGADQYVMTSYYRDAMTGLPEMGLVGDQLWAQSGLRPGDMQAAILYDHFTPFVLMQLEELGFCARGEAKDFIADGAIELGGKLPLNTHGGQLGEAYIHGMNGIAEAVRQIRGSSVNQVGDLTNIVVTAGTGVPTSGLVLTAD, from the coding sequence GTGACGGGTCTGAGCCGCAAGGCCGCCATTGTCGGTATCGGCGCCACCGACTTCTCCAAGGACTCCGGGCGCAGCGAACTGCGCCTGGCCGCCGAAGCCGTCACCGCCGCCCTGGCCGACGCGGGCCTGACCCCCGCCGACGTGGACGGTCTCACCACCTTCACCATGGACACCAACACCCAGGCGGCCGTGGCGCGGGCGACGGGCATTCCCAGCCTGAAGTTCTTCTCCAACATCCCCTTCGGCGGCGGCGCGGCGGCGGCCACCGTCCAGCAGGCCGCGATGGCGGTGGCCACCGGCGTGGCGGAGGTCGTGGTGGCCTATCGCGCGTTCAACGAGCGCTCGGGAAACCGCTTCGGTCAGTTCGCGACTCACCTGGCGACCGGCAATCCGACCTCCTCGGGGGTGGACAACGCCTTCTCCTACACCCATGGTCTCGGCACCCCGGCCGCCCAGGTAGCCATGGTGGCGCGCCGCTATATGCACGTATCCGGTGCCACCAGTACGGATTTCGGTCGCGTCGCCGTCGCCGACCGCAAGCACGCCGCGGTCAATCCGGCCGCTCATTTCTACGGCAAGCCGATCACCCTGGAAGACCATCAGTCCTCCCGCTGGATCGCCGAACCCCTGCATCTGCTGGACTGCTGCCAGGAGACCGACGGCGGCGTCGCCATCGTCGTGACCAGCGCCGACCGGGCCAGGGACCTCGCGCACAAACCCGCTCTCATCGCGGGAGCCGCCCAGGGTTCCGGCGCGGACCAGTACGTCATGACCTCCTACTACCGCGACGCCATGACCGGCCTGCCGGAAATGGGGTTGGTCGGCGACCAGCTCTGGGCCCAAAGTGGTTTGCGCCCAGGCGATATGCAGGCCGCCATCCTCTATGACCACTTCACCCCGTTCGTCCTCATGCAACTGGAGGAACTCGGGTTCTGTGCGCGGGGTGAAGCCAAGGACTTCATCGCGGACGGCGCCATCGAGCTCGGCGGCAAGCTGCCGCTGAACACCCACGGCGGACAGCTGGGGGAGGCCTATATCCACGGTATGAACGGCATCGCCGAGGCGGTCCGCCAGATTCGCGGCAGCTCCGTGAACCAGGTCGGCGACCTCACGAACATCGTGGTCACCGCGGGCACCGGCGTACCGACCTCGGGCCTGGTGCTGACCGCCGACTAG